The following nucleotide sequence is from Tolumonas lignilytica.
CCAGACCCAATAAAGACAGCCCGAAAAATGCGAGAAACAACTGCATCAGTAAGGGCGTTCCCTGAAACAGCTCTACAAATCCGCGCACTAGCAACACCAGTGGCTTGCGTCGTGATGTGCGCATAAATGTCAGGACTAGGCCAAACAGTGTGCCGCCAATAAATGCAATCAGGGAAAGCAGCAATGTCCAGCGAGCTGCCAGCAGCAAATTTCGGAAGATATCCCAATCAGTAAATTGCATCATCGTGACTGACTCCTGAAAACATAGCGGGCTAACAGGCCGAATCCTCGACGCATAAGCATAGCTAGCAGCAGATACAGCAGGGCTGTTACCAGATAACTTTCAAAACTGAGAAAGCTGCGTGACTGGATGAAGTTGGCGGCAAATGTCAGTTCCTCTACCGAGATCTGTGATATGACCGAAGAGCCGAGCATGACAATAATGCACTGTCCAACCAGCGAGCTGTAAATACGCTGAAATGCAGGCGGCAATACAATGCGGGTAAAGATTTGAAACCGGGTCAGACCGAGCGTACGACCGGCCTCCCATTGTCCTTTCGGTGTGGCTTCAATTCCGGCACGCAATATTTCGGCACTATAAGCCCCCAAGTTAACCACCATCGCGATGAGACCAGCCTGCCAGGCGGTGAGTTTGATATTCAACGCGGGTAAACCGAAAAAAATGAAAAAGAGCTGCACGATGAAAGGCGTATTTCGAATCAACTCGACATAAACACCGGCTAATAAACGGGTAGGGCGAGTTCGGCTGATTCGCGCTGCAGCAACGATTGTTCCGAGCAGTATGCCACCAACCGTGGCATACAATGTCAGCTCCAGTGTGACCAGTAATCCTCGGCCCAGTTCAGGCAGATAAGGAATCAGATCATGAAAATTCAAGCGATAACTCATAGCGTCATCCGTTTTATAAATCAGCCGGGAGCGGTGCTTTCAACCAGTTTTCAGAGAACTTATTCAGTG
It contains:
- a CDS encoding amino acid ABC transporter permease — encoded protein: MSYRLNFHDLIPYLPELGRGLLVTLELTLYATVGGILLGTIVAAARISRTRPTRLLAGVYVELIRNTPFIVQLFFIFFGLPALNIKLTAWQAGLIAMVVNLGAYSAEILRAGIEATPKGQWEAGRTLGLTRFQIFTRIVLPPAFQRIYSSLVGQCIIVMLGSSVISQISVEELTFAANFIQSRSFLSFESYLVTALLYLLLAMLMRRGFGLLARYVFRSQSR